The Bacillus sp. es.036 genomic sequence ATCTTACAACGAATGAGTCATCCTCACAGGTTGTAAAAGATTTTGCAAGGAAAAATAATCTTACTTTTCCTATTTTATTGGACACAGAGGGAGAATTAATGGAAACATTCGCGACCATTACAATTCCTACTACTTATGTTATTGACAAAAATGGTATAATCATGAAGAAAGTGATTGGTCCTATGAGTAAAGAAATGATGAACGATTTGACATTCTCTGCTCGATAAAGTGATCACTAGTTGGTTATCTATGTCTTGTTGTTCGTTCCTTTGTTCTTTTTAGAAGACAATTTTAGGAAACACCGAGGATAAACAGTTGACACATAAGGGGGAGTGAACTGTGACAAATCTAGGATTTGGTGTAATGCTATTTGTTATACTCGGGTATGTCCAATACAGTTGGATTTATGAAACAGTAGATGGAATTGGGTACGAATTCAAATCAAAATGGTCTTACATATCGATGTCAGTGTTTCTGGGTGTGTTAGTTGGCTACTTCATTACAACTGGTCTTTATCAAGCTTATTAAAAAGAGTTATTAATTTTATTAAGTTTGAAAGAATATGTTTCCGTTGACGTTTTGTAAAATAGCACTTATGCTGTACATTGTATACTAAAACCAGCCCAAAGATGGCTGGACGGCGATTTTTCTGAGAGACCGATCTCTCATTTTCATCGCCCTCTGTTGATTAAATCGACAGGGGGCGATTTTTTATTGTTTACACACAGTAATAAGCTCTTTCTGAAGTTGATATTAAGAAAAGTGGAATGAATGGGGGATTCATAAATGTGGAAGTATGTATTGCTTGTTTTAGCTGCTGGATGCAGTCTGGGATCACTATCAACAATTACAAAAATAGGGATTACAAGAGGATTTTCTGTTGGAGAACTTTTAGCAGGACAGTTTGTCATTGGGTGGTTGATCTTACTTGTTCTACTTCTAATCTTTAAACAAAAGCCAAGTTTTAAAGGAGCTAAATTTTTGTTGATTGGCGGGGCTATGATCGGATGTGTTTCCATATTTTATACGCTTGCTGTCTCGAAGCTTCCAGCTTCCATTGCTGTTCTGCTTTTGTTCCAATTTACATGGATTGGTATTGTCATTGATTCCTTGTATCAAAAAAAATGGCCAGATTTAAAAACGTTTTTTTCCGTTAGCATTCTTCTTATCGGGACGATTCTAGCGAGTGGAATTATTGGAAGTGAGAAGTTAGCTTATGATCCAACCGGAATCATATTAGGGCTTTTATCAGCAATTTGTTTTGCCATGTACATTTTTATTATGGGCAAAACTTCAGCAGAAGTTCCTGCAATACAGAAAAGCTTTTTCATGGTGACCGTCGCAGGAGTTCTTGTGTTAACGACATTTTCTCCAGAATCTCTTCTACATGGTGGGCTATCGTTAGAATGGACGCTGTTTGGTTTCTTCTTAGCGATCCTTGGGAATATATTTCCTGTTCTTTTTATGGCAATAGGTGTACCGAAAGTTGGTTCGAGTGTTGGAACAATCCTTAGTTCTTCAGAGCTCCCCGCAGCAGTGTTTCTCTCGGCTATCATTCTCCATGAAGCCGTTCATATGATTCAATGGTTTGGCGTCTTTCTCGTTCTTGCTGGCATTGTCATTTCCCAATGGGATGTTTGCGGTGAAAGTAAATCCAAAAAAAGTAGTATAATTTTAGATAACTGACAAATAGAAGAAAATGAAAACGAATGTATATCTTTATAACCTATTTTTGTAAAGGGGAAATTGCGTAATGGATTTGTTACGTATTGATGACACCTGGATTCAGCTTGGAATTGCCATTGGAATCTTCCTTCTTTTTCTATTAATGAGGAAAATTTTCGCGAAGTATATTTATAATCTCGTTCTTAAATTAAGCAGAAAATCTTCTAATGAATTTTTCACACATCTTTTTTTAGCATTTGAAAGACCGCTACGAATGCTATTTGTGATTATAGGATTAAATATTTCTGTTCGATATGTTTCTTTTCTTGATCATCATAATGAACTCTTCAAAGACATTATGAGTTCATCGTTAATTTTCTTAGCGGCTTGGGGACTGTATAACTTATCCTCAGCTTCTTCATTGTTTTTCCAAACGATGAACACGAAATATAATTTAAAAATTGATCAACTTCTAATTCCATTTCTATCAAAAACGCTCCGTCTCTTAATTGTTGCCATGACGTTCAGCGTCATTGCTGGAGAATTTGGTTATGATGTGAATGGGTTTATTACAGGGCTTGGACTAGGAGGATTAGCCTTTGCTCTTGCAGCAAAAGAAACGATTGAGAACTTCTTTGGTGGCATTGTGATTATTACAGAAAAGCCATTCTCAATTGGGGAATGGATTAAAACGCCTAGTGTTGAAGGGGTCGTTGAAGACATTACGTTTAGAAGTACGAAAATCCGTACGTTTGCTCAAGCGCTTGTTACCGTTCCAAATGCGAGACTAGCTAATGAAAATATTACAAACTGGTCAAAAATGGGGAAACGTCAGATTACGTTCCATGTTGGTGTCACGTACAATACGCCTTCAGAAAGACTTGAAACGTGTATTACTCGTATTGAGAAGATGCTTCGAGATCATGATGAAATTCACCCTGAAACGATCTTTGTTTCTTTTGATGAGTTTAATCATAGTAGCCTTGATGTTTTTCTTTATTTCTTTACAAATACGACAACGTGGGGCGATTTTTTAAATGTGAAGCAAGACGTGAACTTTAAAATTATGAAAATCATGGAGGAAGAGCAAGTTTCCTTTGCGTTCCCTACGCAAACACTCCATGTTGAAAGTGCACGATCTCATGAAGAAGAGAAAATGTATAGCTAAAGAAGAAGGCAGGTCTCCATTTGAGACCTGCCTTTTTGCTATGCGCTTCTCTTTGATAAAACGTTTTGTTCTTTAGTAGCCGGCTTCCTTTTACTCCAGATGGTAGCAAGAATAGGACCGGATATATTATGCCATACACTGAAGATGGCACTCGGTACGGCCGCGATTGGATTAAAATGAGCTGCTGCGAGTGCTGCTCCAAGACCCGAATTCTGCATCCCAACTTCAATAGAGATAGCTCGTTGATCCCGTTCATTAAGTCGAAATAATTTTGCGAGAAAATAGCCAATGATTAGGCCGAGCAAGTTATGAAGAATAACAATGGAGAAGATCAACAGTCCTGTCTCTGCGATGCGGTCCTTGCTTGCGCCTACGACTGCAGCCACAATGGCGACGATAGAAATGACCGAAACAAGGGGTAACGCTTTTACACTTTCAGCAACTTTTTCTTTGAAAATAAGCTTTACGATAACGCCAAGAGTGATTGGTATGACGACCATTTGGAATATCGATAAGAATAGATCTCCAGCTGAGACCGGTAGCCACTGACTCGCAAATAATAAAACGAGTGCAGGCGTTAATAAAGGAGCAAGTAGTGTTGAGACAGCTGTAATGGCTACGGATAAAGCTGTATTTCCTTTAGAGAGATAAGTGATCACATTGGAAGCTGTTCCGCCAGGACAGCAGCCGACTAGGATGACACCTACAGCAACTTCAGCGGGTAACTGAAATAGAACCGCTAGAGCGTATGCGAGTAATGGCATAATGATGAACTGTGCTGCCACCCCAATGGCAACACTTTTTGGCTGCTTCACCACTTCTTTAAAATCATTGGTAGAGAGGGTCATCCCCATCCCAAACATGATAACGCCTAGTAGTATGGTTATGTAAGAAGTAATCCACGTAAATCCTTCAGGATAAATAAAACCTAACACTGCAAAAAGAAGTACCCAAACTGCAAATGTATTTCCCGCAAAGCGACTTGCCTTTTCAAGAGCTTTCATTCAACCACATCCTTAGAAATTTTAACCTTGATTATACGCTTATTCAAACAATTTTCAATACTATCTGAAAACTTATTCAACTATTTTTCCATAACGATTTTCTTCCCCCTAATCATGAACCTACTTGTCCGGTCATACATATTAGTAAGCAATATATTAGGAGGGAATGACATGTCTACAGAGAAAGAAATCTTTTATGCCATAGAAGAGATTACGGAGATCGCAAAAGGGTTCGGACTCGATTATTACCCAATGCGTTATGAGATATGTCCAGCAGATATTATTTACACATTCGGAGCATATGGAATGCCAACGCGGTTCTCTCATTGGAGTTTTGGAAAACAGTTTCATAAAATGAAGCTGCAATATGATCTAGGACTAAGTAAAATCTATGAGCTTGTTATTAATTCAGATCCTTGCTATGCCTTTTTATTAGATACAAATAGCCTCATTCAAAATAAGCTTATTATTGCTCATGTATTGGCGCACTGTGACTTTTTTAAGAATAATGTTCGTTTCTCAAATACACGAAGAGACATGGTGGAAAGTATGACGGCCACTGCTGAGCGTGTTGCTTATTATGAACATCATTATGGGAAAGACGAAGTAGAAAACTTCCTTGATGCCGTCCTCTCCATACAAGAACATATAGATCCTTCTATCATGCGCCCTAGACTAACTTATAATTATCAAGACGATACACCAATTCCAGTGAAACATGATTCACCATACAATGATTTATGGTCAATCGATAAGGATGATTCTGCGGACGAGCCAACTCCAAAGAAAAAGAAGAAATTCCCTCCACAACCAGAAAAAGATCTTCTTCTTTTCATTCAGGAATACAGCACGGAGCTAGAAGACTGGCAACGAGATATTTTGACCATGATGCGAGAAGAAATGCTTTATTTCTGGCCACAGCTTGAAACAAAGATCATGAATGAAGGATGGGCAAGTTATTGGCACCAGCGTATTCTGCGCGAAATGGATTTAACGACGGATGAAGCAATTGAATTTGCTTCTTTAAATGCTAATGTTGTGCAGCCTTCACGCACACGTATTAATCCTTACTACCTGGGGCTTAAAATTTTCGAGCATATTGAGGAAGTCTACGATAACCCAACGGAAGAGATGAGGCAGCGGGGATTCGAGCCTGGGAAAGGGCGAGAAAAGATGTTTGAGGTCCGTGAAGTAGAAGCTGATATTTCATTCATTCGAAATTATTTAACGAAAGACCTCGTCCACAAAGAAGATTTATATTTATTTCAGAAAAAAGGGCGCGATTATAAAATTGTAGATAAAGAATGGGAGCATATTCGCGATCAACTTGTGACAATGAGAGTAAATGGCGGCTTTCCTTATTTAACTGTCAATGACGGAAACTATATGAAAGCTGGCGAAATGTATCTTCACCATTCTTTTGAAGACACAGAACTTGATCTTCAATATCTAGAGCGCGTTATTCCTTATATTTATCAGCTTTGGGGGCGTCCGGTTCATATGGAAACAAAAGTGGAAGATAAAGAAGTTCTTTTTTCATATGACGGAAAGAAATTACATCGAAGGTATTTGTAGGCCTTGGACATCCTGAGTCATTTAAATGATCATTTCTGGACTTATCTTCTCTTTATTACGGTCGCTGGCGCATTAGGAGGAGTTGGGAATATTCTTATCTCAGGTGAATTCCAGCGTTTTCGTAAAGTAATCAATTACGAAAATCAAACAGTTTACTACAGTCTAGGGTCTATAAAAGAGCCGTTTGTAGGAGCTATTGGCGGTATTTTAACAACGCTTTTGTTTATCGAAACAGCTTCAGCTCAGTATTTGTTATACTTAGCACTGCT encodes the following:
- a CDS encoding EamA family transporter — protein: MWKYVLLVLAAGCSLGSLSTITKIGITRGFSVGELLAGQFVIGWLILLVLLLIFKQKPSFKGAKFLLIGGAMIGCVSIFYTLAVSKLPASIAVLLLFQFTWIGIVIDSLYQKKWPDLKTFFSVSILLIGTILASGIIGSEKLAYDPTGIILGLLSAICFAMYIFIMGKTSAEVPAIQKSFFMVTVAGVLVLTTFSPESLLHGGLSLEWTLFGFFLAILGNIFPVLFMAIGVPKVGSSVGTILSSSELPAAVFLSAIILHEAVHMIQWFGVFLVLAGIVISQWDVCGESKSKKSSIILDN
- a CDS encoding mechanosensitive ion channel family protein produces the protein MDLLRIDDTWIQLGIAIGIFLLFLLMRKIFAKYIYNLVLKLSRKSSNEFFTHLFLAFERPLRMLFVIIGLNISVRYVSFLDHHNELFKDIMSSSLIFLAAWGLYNLSSASSLFFQTMNTKYNLKIDQLLIPFLSKTLRLLIVAMTFSVIAGEFGYDVNGFITGLGLGGLAFALAAKETIENFFGGIVIITEKPFSIGEWIKTPSVEGVVEDITFRSTKIRTFAQALVTVPNARLANENITNWSKMGKRQITFHVGVTYNTPSERLETCITRIEKMLRDHDEIHPETIFVSFDEFNHSSLDVFLYFFTNTTTWGDFLNVKQDVNFKIMKIMEEEQVSFAFPTQTLHVESARSHEEEKMYS
- a CDS encoding bile acid:sodium symporter family protein, with the protein product MKALEKASRFAGNTFAVWVLLFAVLGFIYPEGFTWITSYITILLGVIMFGMGMTLSTNDFKEVVKQPKSVAIGVAAQFIIMPLLAYALAVLFQLPAEVAVGVILVGCCPGGTASNVITYLSKGNTALSVAITAVSTLLAPLLTPALVLLFASQWLPVSAGDLFLSIFQMVVIPITLGVIVKLIFKEKVAESVKALPLVSVISIVAIVAAVVGASKDRIAETGLLIFSIVILHNLLGLIIGYFLAKLFRLNERDQRAISIEVGMQNSGLGAALAAAHFNPIAAVPSAIFSVWHNISGPILATIWSKRKPATKEQNVLSKRSA
- a CDS encoding SpoVR family protein, with product MSTEKEIFYAIEEITEIAKGFGLDYYPMRYEICPADIIYTFGAYGMPTRFSHWSFGKQFHKMKLQYDLGLSKIYELVINSDPCYAFLLDTNSLIQNKLIIAHVLAHCDFFKNNVRFSNTRRDMVESMTATAERVAYYEHHYGKDEVENFLDAVLSIQEHIDPSIMRPRLTYNYQDDTPIPVKHDSPYNDLWSIDKDDSADEPTPKKKKKFPPQPEKDLLLFIQEYSTELEDWQRDILTMMREEMLYFWPQLETKIMNEGWASYWHQRILREMDLTTDEAIEFASLNANVVQPSRTRINPYYLGLKIFEHIEEVYDNPTEEMRQRGFEPGKGREKMFEVREVEADISFIRNYLTKDLVHKEDLYLFQKKGRDYKIVDKEWEHIRDQLVTMRVNGGFPYLTVNDGNYMKAGEMYLHHSFEDTELDLQYLERVIPYIYQLWGRPVHMETKVEDKEVLFSYDGKKLHRRYL